CATCCCAGCTCACCGTCTACGACTACGTGCAACGGGCAGACGATCCCCGCGGCATCGCCAGCCTCAAGGGCCGCACACTGACGATGATCGGTTTCGTCAGCGCCGCCCCTGAGGACCCCGACCACGCCTGGGTGCTCGCCCGGCTCAAGATGTGGTGTTGCGTCGCCGACGCCCTGCCCTTCATGACAACGATGGTCGATGCCCCGTCGCGTCCCGAGGATGGCTCGTGGATCCGCGTTACCGGCACCTACCTTCCCAGTGCTGCCAACGGCGACACCCGTTTCAAGGTGGATCGCGTCGAGAAGATCCCCGTCCCACAGAATCCCTACATATGAGCGAGCTGCCACCCCAGGTCAATGCCTGGCTCGTCATCGCGGTCGGCATCTGGCTGCAAGCACTGCCCTTCCTCCTGCTGGGGACGATCATCTCGGCGACCCTGACGGCTGTCCTGACACCGCGCGCCCTGGCACGTTTCCTGCCTCGCCGTACCGCCCTGGCCGTGCCGGTGGCTGGTCTGGCCGGTATTGCTCTTCCCGCCTGCGAGTGCGCGTCTGTACCCACGACGAGATCCCTGGTGCGAGCAGGGGTCCCGACCGCCGCAGCGTTGACCTTCATGGCGGCATCCCCTGCGATCAACCCGGTCGTCATCACCGCCACCGCCATCGCCTACACCGTCCACCCCACGATGGCCCTGGCCCGATTCGTGGCTGGCCTCCTGGCGGCCATCCTCATCGGCCTGGGATGGATCTGGTTGGGGAGACCACTGCGCGGGGTCGATGACGGATCGCACGGATCGGCCACTGACGCGGACTCCTGCACGACCCATGACCACACCCCGCAACCTCGCACGGTCTCGGCGATGGGGGAAACCTTCCGCAGCGAGTTCGCCCATGATTTCATCCAGTCGTGCGGATTCCTCGTCATCGGTGCTGCCGTTGCCGCCACCATCAAGGTTTTCGTCCCCACTGCCTGGATGCAGGCCATGACGAGCAATGTCCTGCTCGAGGCTGGTGTGCTGAGCCTGTTGGCGGTCATCGTCGCGCTGTGTTCGGAGGCCGACGCCTTCATGGCTGTCTCCCTGACGAGCTTCTCCCCGACCGCTCAGCTCGCCTTCCTGGCCATCGGACCGGTCGTCGACGTCAAGCTCATGGCGATGGAGGGTGGGGCCTTCGGGGCGGCGTTCCTGAGACGATTCGTCCCCTTGGCCGTGGGCTGCTGCTTCGTCTCGGCTCTTCTCGTCGGTACGGTGATGTTCCCCTCCTGAGGGGTCCTGCACGGATACTCACCTCGGCTTGTCCCGGACCGGCCACTGTGCACCGGGAGGCGCGGTCATCTGAGAATCCGAAGAACTCCCCCAGAATGTCAGGCGCGCCCGGCGTTGTGTTTTTCCCCGCCGGAGAGTCGACCCTAATCTACAAGTGTGAGTCTCTTTCCGCGTCGCTCGATCCGAGCCCTGGCCATCGCCCTGGTGGCCCTGCTCCCTCTGGGAGCCTGCTCGCACGACGACCGAACACCTGAGGCCTCACCCTCGGACATCCATTCCAACGTGAAGTCCACCTCAGTTGCCACCGCCACCGTGTCGGGGGCGTCTATGACGACGACCTCCTTGCAGGAGCCCTCAGACATCTCCGTCAAGGTGCCCACCGTCACCAAGGCACGCAATCTCAGCCAGGCCATCGAGGTCGTCCGGGAGCGCACGTTGCGCGCCGCGTCCTGGCAGTCGGCGTCGAAGGTGACCATGACAGGCCATTTCACCTCGTCGACGACTGATCTGCTGGGCGTGGAACTCCACGCTGACATCACCAAGGACAAGACAACTTCCCAGGCGACGACGACCCTGTGGTACGACGCCACGATGAAGCAAACCTTGTCTGCCAGCGCCCTCATTTCCTGGCCCGGGTGGCCAAAGTTCAGCCAGCAGGTCGTCAAGGTTGCCACGACTGACGGACTCGACGCCAAGAAAGCGGCTGCCGCGCTCCAGCAGCCGCAGGCTCCTTACGGAACCGGGCCTGCCCTGTCCTTCGACAGCAAGGGAGACATGCTCGTCCGCTTCCCTGCCGGAGCTGTGGACAAGGTGCAACGCACCGTCGTGATCGATTCCAAGACGGTCGCACCCATGCTCAGCGAACTGGGCCAGAAGGCGCTGGGAGCGTCGTTGCACCCCACTCCTTTCACCGGCACACCGTCGGCGAATGTGGCCTGGTTCACCAAGCTCAAGACCAGCCCGAAACCAGCGGATTCCCCCAACACCAAACCGCTTCCGGGCGAGTCAGGTGCCACGTCGACCGGTAAGCCGTCTCATCCCTCGACTGCGGTTGGTGTTGACTGCATCGTCAACGAGTGCGTCGCACTGACCTATGACGACGGCCCCGCTGACACCACGGCCAAGATTGCGAAGAGCTTGTCGTCGGCCAAGGCGACGGCCACCTTCTTCCAGTTGGGAACCAACGTCGACGCCCACCCGGACACCACCAAACTCCTGGCCGGTTCGGGGTTTGAGGTCGGGAGCCACTCGATGAGCAATCAGACCCTGACCGAGCTTGGCCCCAAGGGACGGACCTCCGAGATCACTGACGCGGCCACTGCCCTCAGCAAACTCACCGGCCGTCCGACGATGCTCTTTCGACCTCCGTACGGCACGCACAACGAACGAGTTGACGACACCATGGCCCAACATGGTCTCGCCATGGTCAACTGGACGGCTGACTCCAACGACTGGAGGGATCACGACGCGGCCACGATCACCAAGACCGTCACCCAGTACGCGACGACGTACACCCAGCCCATCATCGTGCTGCGTGACACCTACGCCTCGACTGCTGATGCCACCAGCGGACTCATCGAGGCCCTGCGCAAGGAAGGCATGACGTTGGTCACCGTCTCCGAGTTGACGGTCAACACCGGCGGCTTGGATGCCGGCAAGGTCTACTGCCGTGGCACTGCCGTCAACCAGAGTGGTTCCGGCTGCGCAACCTCCTGAGCCAGACGCGGCCAACCTCACGGCCTGGGACCACGACCTCGCGTGCGCCCGTTCCAAGGTGCGTCGCAACCCTGCTGATCGTCTCCCTGCTGATCGTCTCAGGCCTTGCGCAGCACCGGCCTGAGTAGGTCGGTAATCTCGTCGATGTGCAGCACCTTCGCCATCGCGAGAACAATGGCGACGAAGAGTACCCCGCCGACGACGGTCCCACCGGCATGGCCAATCCAGGCGCCGTGTCCTGCGGCGTCGATGGCATGGGCGACGACATAGGTCGGGACAGCAGCAACGACGGAGGCCAGGAACAGCTTGAGCCACTGCCGGCAGACCTCTGCCATGCCAATCCCGCCGAGCTGACGAGAGGCGACGACGATCCATGCCGTGGCTCCCACGAGGCTGGCGATGGACTGAGCTGCCGCCACGACGAGCAGGGCCGCCTGCGGCGGAAAGATGAACATCGTCACCAAAATGATGAGCTGGGTGCCAGTGGTGGCCGTCTGCATGATGAGGTTGAGCTTGCCGTCCTCACGGGCGAAGCAGTAGCGCTGCTGCAAGGTCGTGATACCGAAGGGCAACAGGCCAACACCCATGATCGCCACGGCCCAGGCGAGCGCATCCACCTGTCCCGGTTCCAGGGAGAAGACCGTCTGGACGCCGGGGCGAGCCAGCACCACCATCGCCAGGGAGCACGGAATGATGGCCAGGGCCGGCATCTCCAATCCCTGCCGCAGCAGTTTCTTCATCGCGGTGTCGTCGCCGTCGGCATTGGCCCGGCTCATCTTGGGGAACAACGCGGTGAGAATCGACGTGGTGATCAAGCTCTGCGGCAGCATGAAGATGAGGAAAGCGTTGTCGTAGGCGCTGATGGACGACGACACCTCAGGATGCACCAACCGCACGTGGGAGAGCATCTTCTTCATGATGATGCCGGCGAGCTGGGCGATCACCAGGGCTGTGAAGGTCCACACCGTGATCCGCGCAGCCGCGCCCAGCCCGTAGCCGCGCACACCCCAGCGAGGTCGCCAGCGGAAACCTCCGCGGTGCAACGGGATGATGAGGAACAACCCTTGGACGACGATGCCCAGGGTCGTCGTCCCGGCCAGCACCCAGACCATCTCGGGCGTCCACGTTGCCGGGTC
The genomic region above belongs to Cutibacterium equinum and contains:
- a CDS encoding permease gives rise to the protein MSELPPQVNAWLVIAVGIWLQALPFLLLGTIISATLTAVLTPRALARFLPRRTALAVPVAGLAGIALPACECASVPTTRSLVRAGVPTAAALTFMAASPAINPVVITATAIAYTVHPTMALARFVAGLLAAILIGLGWIWLGRPLRGVDDGSHGSATDADSCTTHDHTPQPRTVSAMGETFRSEFAHDFIQSCGFLVIGAAVAATIKVFVPTAWMQAMTSNVLLEAGVLSLLAVIVALCSEADAFMAVSLTSFSPTAQLAFLAIGPVVDVKLMAMEGGAFGAAFLRRFVPLAVGCCFVSALLVGTVMFPS
- a CDS encoding polysaccharide deacetylase family protein, encoding MSLFPRRSIRALAIALVALLPLGACSHDDRTPEASPSDIHSNVKSTSVATATVSGASMTTTSLQEPSDISVKVPTVTKARNLSQAIEVVRERTLRAASWQSASKVTMTGHFTSSTTDLLGVELHADITKDKTTSQATTTLWYDATMKQTLSASALISWPGWPKFSQQVVKVATTDGLDAKKAAAALQQPQAPYGTGPALSFDSKGDMLVRFPAGAVDKVQRTVVIDSKTVAPMLSELGQKALGASLHPTPFTGTPSANVAWFTKLKTSPKPADSPNTKPLPGESGATSTGKPSHPSTAVGVDCIVNECVALTYDDGPADTTAKIAKSLSSAKATATFFQLGTNVDAHPDTTKLLAGSGFEVGSHSMSNQTLTELGPKGRTSEITDAATALSKLTGRPTMLFRPPYGTHNERVDDTMAQHGLAMVNWTADSNDWRDHDAATITKTVTQYATTYTQPIIVLRDTYASTADATSGLIEALRKEGMTLVTVSELTVNTGGLDAGKVYCRGTAVNQSGSGCATS
- the murJ gene encoding murein biosynthesis integral membrane protein MurJ, whose protein sequence is MPEPRDDVYDLLRLPPAAPPVDVYDSLDIDAVTFGADVSTHALTQLDSDEDLDRTRVIPRIDAEGAPAPGKVPAEGSLRRASMVMAAGTMVSRILGFVRTYLLTVIAAGTSLALDAFQAANTLPNVVFILLSAGVLNAILIPQITKAMKQPDGGQEFVDRLLTVSFVSVLVVTVVATAASPWLLDLYFSSSGATRHLTIFFGFICMPQIFFYGLYAILGQVLNARNQFASFMWSPVLANVVQIAGLVWFLVQFGAHPDPATWTPEMVWVLAGTTTLGIVVQGLFLIIPLHRGGFRWRPRWGVRGYGLGAAARITVWTFTALVIAQLAGIIMKKMLSHVRLVHPEVSSSISAYDNAFLIFMLPQSLITTSILTALFPKMSRANADGDDTAMKKLLRQGLEMPALAIIPCSLAMVVLARPGVQTVFSLEPGQVDALAWAVAIMGVGLLPFGITTLQQRYCFAREDGKLNLIMQTATTGTQLIILVTMFIFPPQAALLVVAAAQSIASLVGATAWIVVASRQLGGIGMAEVCRQWLKLFLASVVAAVPTYVVAHAIDAAGHGAWIGHAGGTVVGGVLFVAIVLAMAKVLHIDEITDLLRPVLRKA